A region of Catenibacterium mitsuokai DNA encodes the following proteins:
- a CDS encoding peptide chain release factor 3 — protein MSEFVDKVSKRRTFAIISHPDAGKTTLTEKFLLYGGAIQEAGMVKGKQNMRHAVSDWMEIEKQRGISVTSSVLQFNYDGFCINILDTPGHQDFSEDTYRTLMAADSAVMVIDASKGVEAQTRKLFKVCAMRHIPIFTFINKMDREAKDPYELMEEIEQELGMDTCPVNWPIGCGKQFKGVYERESKKVIRFVPVQGGKKEVQEIITDYDDPELIKEIGEDYYATLQDDVELLDGAGAEFDLERVHRGELSPVCFGSALTNFGVEPFLHHFLDYSMPPQPKQSDDGPIDPFNEDFSAFVFKIQANMNKAHRDRMAFMRITSGKYTKGMEVFHMQGNKKIKLSQSKQLMADDREEIQEAYSGDIIGVFDPGIFSIGDTICTPKHKFKFEGIPTFAPEHFARIRNTDTMKRKQFVKGVEQIAQEGAIQIFTEIGGSMEEIIVGVVGVLQFEVLEYRLKNEYNVNIKREPLGYQFIRWIDNEEIDLYSLNLSSDTKRVQDLRGKYLLLFSNQWGINWATDKNKELILSEFSKN, from the coding sequence ATGTCAGAATTTGTAGATAAAGTAAGTAAACGTCGTACGTTTGCGATTATTTCTCACCCGGATGCTGGTAAAACAACATTAACAGAAAAGTTCTTATTATATGGTGGAGCTATTCAGGAAGCCGGTATGGTTAAGGGTAAGCAGAATATGCGTCATGCAGTCAGTGACTGGATGGAAATTGAAAAACAGAGAGGGATCTCTGTTACATCTTCAGTATTACAGTTCAACTATGATGGGTTCTGTATCAATATTCTAGATACTCCAGGCCATCAGGACTTCTCAGAAGATACATATCGTACTTTAATGGCAGCTGATTCAGCAGTCATGGTTATTGATGCATCTAAGGGTGTCGAAGCACAGACACGTAAGTTATTCAAGGTTTGTGCAATGAGACATATTCCTATCTTTACTTTCATCAACAAGATGGATAGAGAAGCCAAAGACCCTTATGAATTAATGGAAGAAATTGAACAGGAATTAGGTATGGATACATGTCCTGTTAACTGGCCTATTGGATGTGGTAAACAGTTCAAAGGTGTTTATGAAAGAGAATCTAAAAAAGTGATTCGTTTCGTACCAGTACAGGGTGGTAAGAAGGAAGTACAGGAAATCATTACTGATTATGATGATCCTGAATTAATTAAAGAAATTGGTGAAGATTATTATGCGACTCTTCAGGATGATGTCGAATTACTCGATGGTGCAGGTGCAGAATTTGATCTAGAAAGAGTACATCGTGGAGAATTATCACCAGTATGTTTTGGTAGTGCCTTAACTAACTTCGGTGTAGAGCCATTCTTACATCATTTCTTAGATTACTCTATGCCTCCTCAGCCAAAACAGAGTGATGATGGGCCAATTGATCCGTTCAATGAAGACTTCAGTGCATTTGTATTCAAGATTCAGGCAAACATGAATAAAGCACATAGAGATAGAATGGCATTCATGCGTATTACTTCTGGTAAATACACTAAGGGTATGGAAGTATTCCATATGCAGGGAAATAAGAAGATTAAATTAAGTCAGTCTAAACAGTTAATGGCTGATGACCGTGAAGAAATCCAGGAAGCTTATTCTGGAGATATCATCGGTGTCTTTGATCCAGGTATTTTCTCTATTGGTGATACAATCTGTACACCTAAGCACAAATTCAAGTTTGAAGGTATCCCTACATTCGCTCCTGAACATTTCGCACGTATCCGTAATACAGATACAATGAAGCGTAAACAGTTCGTTAAGGGTGTAGAACAGATTGCCCAGGAAGGGGCTATCCAGATCTTCACTGAAATTGGTGGTTCAATGGAAGAAATCATCGTAGGTGTAGTAGGTGTCCTTCAGTTTGAAGTACTTGAATATCGTTTAAAGAATGAATATAACGTAAATATCAAGAGAGAACCTCTTGGATATCAGTTCATCAGATGGATTGATAATGAAGAAATTGATCTATATAGCTTGAATCTATCTTCGGATACAAAGAGAGTTCAGGATTTAAGAGGAAAGTATTTATTACTCTTCTCTAATCAGTGGGGAATCAATTGGGCGACTGATAAGAACA